caaaaaggAAAGCTCGAAACAAAGCATTGCCCACAGACACCAGGCGCCAGGGGGTCACGAGCACAGTGGGTGGCCACACCAGTCAAGAAGGGACCAAAGTGCCGGGTCCTGGTTCTGTTTTCTGAGGAGGAGCCTTTTACCGAATTTTAGGGGTCGAGGGacaaaagaagcgaagacgagaagcagcCGACCACAAAACGATTATGGTGAGACCACGGTCTGTCGCGGGGTCGAGGGGCGGACCGCTCAACAGAAGAGTGCGTACGGACCACAAACCAGATCAGACGACGATTTGGAAGGTgagaacgggagaaacggTGACGCGGGGATCCCGCGAAAGAGTCTCCTCTGCGATACACATCCTTTCTCTCAGAAGGACTGCCTGTTTACTGGTGGGATGGCGTTGCTTCTAGCGGTGGTTTTGCCGCCGCTTTTCCCCCAACAGCGAAACAGATACGGGTGGATGTACACTCGCCACAAGGTGGAAATTCAGCGCCGCCAGTTCTGGAAAACGAAGCGGCAGGCGGTGGCTTTTGTGGGAGGCTCTGCTGAACACGAGATGGACACGCGAACTGAATTTCGAGTCCCACCGCATGCCAGGGACAACAGTGACTGAACGCCCTGAGGGTaacctctcttctccgaATCTTCTGAACTGGAGGGAGGGACCCAGTTTGAAAAGACTCGCGGCGGCACGATAACCGCCAAGATGTTGGAAATGGAGACGTGAAACCTGGCAGTGACAGCTCTCGTCACATCTAGAGAGCATCGGGACGATGCATCTGGTGAGAGCAAGACGATTTTAGTGAGATACGGCAACATTGGCACCGTCCTGGGAACGGGAGTACGCAGAGACTGTGGTACATTCCGTGAGGAATGATACCACAGGCAGCGTCTGTTCGTTGCCGTCAAGAATAAAAAAAGGCAACGAGAGACAACCGGGAAACGCTGCACGTGACTCCGCGTCGTCAAAGGGGACGACGCTCGACAGGGGTCGTTACAcacggcgaagaaacaggaaactcTGCATCGATGCAACGGAATGAGTACACAAAGAAGCGAAATAGGGTTGGGTGGCAGAATATGTACCGACAATCGCAAACGTCTGATTCATTTTCCCTTTGCCCTTTTTAGTAACGGGCGCGCGCGCTTGCCTTCCGCTGAGCCTGTCTTTGCTTGGAATGTTGCACTGCGAGTCAGCCAGGCGCTTGGCCGCCagtgtctcgttctcccgtCTCCACTACTGTTTTCGAGTTATTCCTCTCCTTCACATATCACTTACATGCTCCTTGCGCTCTGACAATGAATCATGAGCGTCTGTAacgcctctcgccgttttctaACGGCAATACCCTTCCATCTTGGATTCCGCTCTTGCCGTGTGTCCGAGTGTCTGTAGAGATGACAAAAAACGCCGCCAGTTCCCCGTAGCGTTCGAGTCGTGCGGGATCTGTCCTGTTGCCTCCACACCCGTTCCCCCTTTGCACTCCCGGTCACAGGCCTTTCAATCGCCTCGGCATCCCATTCATGCGCCACGAGAAAACCAAATTTCTAGCCTGAGGTGTTGTCAAGTCGCGGGCTGTACCGGTGCTGCCGGAGATATGACGCCCTGTCATGTGGCCGAGTCAGTGGATTCGGACACTGCATAAGAAGCAGCACGAGGCAGAAACGATTTTGTGGTCGGCACGCGCCCCTGAGTCTCGAGTTTTATTTGTTGAATTTGTTTCCTTTATCGAGTGTGTAACTTTGTTGGTTACTCTGACGCCGTGACGCCTTGTCAAAACGGTGAATGCTTCACACGCAGCCAGTCCGCTACACCGGAGAACCAGATGCGCAAGGTAGACGCACAAGTGTCAGGGGTGTTTTCCCGCTTTTTAGAAACACCCGCAGAGGGGGTTGCAAGAAAAAACGTGTTTCGTCGGGGGCCCAGCGTCGATAGCGGCGGCTGAGGAAGTGTACTGGTCGATGGCAACGGCGATGTTGCCAGGCCTCGCCTTTCATGTGGTTTACAGCACGAGGAGAGGCATTTACGTTCAGGGAACCTGAGAAAAAACTCATAAAAAAGTTGTCGCGCTTTGAAATGTACCTGTCAGTGTCAGCTAGAAGTCTCGAAACGATGGGGACAGCAGCGGCGGGAGCCAGTAGCGGTtatgtctttgtttaccaGAACCAAGTTCCATTGTGCTTTTCATGGAAGACAAGAAGTCGCTAAGGTATCTGCCCTGAGCTCCACCGTCGGCCGCCTTCAACTACCAACCATACAAatgagaagggaaagaacggaGGCGACGTACGCAAAACGCCCAGCGAATGACAATTTTCCGAATCTGCCGCTTTCCCCCCCGCAATGAACCTTCGCCTTAGAGTCACTCATACGGAGTCTCCAACCCTACCGCAGAGGAAACGTATACAAACCAGCTCTTTTAGCGGATCGGTCACGAGAGACATGCCGTTGCAGAGCCGGATCATGGAGACCACGCAGCACAATCAGCTGCACAGGAGGTTTGTAATCACTGTAGCACCCCAGAAACTCATTTGTCCCTATGATAGTACATATCCGAGGAAGGCCGGAAGGAAAGAGTGTTCAGTGTCCCTCAGTTTCAGTACGCAACAAGGAAATCGGACACTTTACCAGCTTCTAATTTTGGCCGGTTGTCCGTTTCCGCGGCATCAACTTCTAATTCGATGACCGAGTTCGTGTGGCCTTCTTGCAGAAAGCAGGATGAAGAAAGGCCCTACACTCTAATACTGGTTTGGTATCATGTTCCAAATCGGTCTCACTTGGAGGCAAAACAGATCAGAAGGCCGTGATCAATTCCTAGCGTCCACGGGACTGTAGAACACAATATACGCAGCTAATATTGCAATAAATATTCAGGCTGGATGCGTTCTCTCATCTTTTGGTTTCTGCTCGATTCTTTTAGTTTGCATGTGCTGCTTTCTGAACACGTTTGTGTCCCGCACGGCAAAACACATCATAGACGGAGCATTCAGCGTTTCTGTGCTCCTAAGGATGTTGGTTGACGTACATGATCTCTACGGTTAGCTTGGGCTGAGGCGTGTGCTCCATTTCTGAACTTTCTTCTGACACACATTTTTTCCTACTAACCACCTGTCTGGCCTCCGACGAAAACCCTGTTCTTCTACGCAGAGTCCACACTGCAGTGGGGACGATGTGCTGCGTTCTTTCCGCGAAACCAGGGCAGGCGTAACCGACCGGCATCAACGAGACATTACTGATATACCTCCCACGGACTGCGTCAACTGCCTTTCCTGGGGGAACTGGAGTTTGGCACGACTACGGAGCCAATAGGAAAGCCGAACATAGACCATGACGGAACTTGTAAAAAtccagctgtacagacacctgaaTCCCGGGTgaaacggggaagacggcgacacgaaaaggcaggaaacgcgCCAGTACGTAAACAGACCGCAAGACCCTCGTGGTGCTAGGTAAGCCTCAAGCCGCAAgcgggaaaaagcgaaatGCAAAGTTCAAAAAGTAGATTCTGCGCGGGTGTGCGAGTACACGCGAGTCTGCGCAAGAGCGGTGTTTTTTCGGTGCCGGCGGCGGTATGACCCGACGACGGTGAAAAAAGTAAGGACGAGAATTCGTTTCCGATTTCGGTGAAAGACATCGTCTCAAACTCACATATCTTCAAAACACACGGGCTGTAAATAGAGGGAGCAAGGACAAGCCTGGAGGTTCGAGGTGACACGACATCACGCGATTTTGCGGGCGCCTGTTGACTTCTTTTTGGACTCGAGTTGGACCCAGCGCAGAAAATTTCGCGCCTCCCCCCAGAGCTTCTCGTCCCTGGCAGTCAACTCCAGAACGCAGCTCGCGTCatcctttttccctttttttttGACCATGCTCATCTCGTTTTCCCGAGCTACAGTTGCCTGCCAACAGATTTCATCTTCGCAATTGAACTCCGTCCTCCGGTgccccgtttttttctgaCGTTTTTTCGCCACGATGGCGCAGGAGAAAGTTGCGCTCGTCACTGGAGGCAACAAAGGCATCGGCCTCTGTGTGTCGAAACAACTCTGTGAACGGCTACCGAAGGACAACTGGGTGGTCATTCTCGGTACGCGTCAGGTTGCCAACGGAGAGGTACGCCTGCCTTTCCAGCCCCTTGCAATATTTCGAAAACCGTGAGTGTGTATCCTAAGTGTGTGACTTCTCAGAGATGCACATATCTCTAGTTGTAGTGTCTACTGCATGTCCCGGCTTTTGTATCGGATGTGGACACGTCAGGTACTGGTGTGCAACTGTACACGGTGGAAAAATATGAGTAGGCTATCCGCGTATCTGCTGCGAATACACTAGGTGCCTTGCCAGAGGATCATTCAGAAGTACGTCAACCGAAGCGATGCATACAGACATCTAGGTCCATATGCATTCAGCAGATATGTGCATACAGATCGACGGCGTGACGGACAAGAACAGTCATCATctcgaaggagaaaaacgcccgTATGGAGACTCCAtttccctgttcttctcgcgtcggcTGTTTTACGTGTGAACGGGAGGTTTACATGGTCAGTCTTTGCTCGCCTTTACAACACTCCAAGTTCTCTTTTTGTGTGCTTTTCCGCCAGCACGCGCTGGAGCAGCTGAAGGCGGACAACCTCCCCATGCTGCCAGTCGTGCGTCAACTGGATATCACAGATCCCGCGAGTTGCAAACAAATGAAGGATTTCATTCAACAGAAATATGGAGGCCTTGACCTCCTCGTTAACAACTCAGGTAAGTGTTCCCTGCGCATTCCAACTAGCGACGAAGCAGATCCGACGTTGCGCGCCCCTGTTACCTGTCTCCCGTTGGGATGGGCAACTGCGAGCTCGTGCTCCAAAACAGTGAAGATCGTGTTTTTCGACTCATGCATGATCCATGTTTCCACTTTTGATACTTCCGTACATAAACGTATGCGTATccgtatgtatatatatatatatatatatgtatatgtgtttATGTAGAATTTTCGTACATTTATGTGCGGTATGCATTTGAGTGGGTAGCTGTAGCGTTTCGTACTGTCGGCGCATCGACGGGCATTTACGCCTTTCTTGctatctttctctcgtcaTTCGCCGGGGGCTGCTGCTGGTTGTCCGGCTTCTGTCCGTAGGGTTTGCCTTcaaaagaaacgcgacagagtCAAAGTACGAACAGGCGGAATACACGATTGGAGTGAACTACTTCGGGACCAAACAGGTacagaggcgaaaggacaaacggaagcgaaggcgacaagaAAGTCATGTGCTGCTTATATGACAAAGTCGAACGGGGAGCGCCCACACCCCGCACGTCTTCTCGCACGCGCCCCAGCTGCGTCGActtgcctgcgtctccgttgtCGCTGCCACAGGCTCGCTCAAAGcgcgacgcgcatgcatgggTTTTTCCCCCATGTATTCGTATAGATTTAATCAGTTGTCTTTTGTGGCAGGTGCTTCGCgttgtctgtgtctttcctccgGTAGTTGCTGAAAAGTGTACACGATGCGTGTGCAtatcctctgtctctcgctcttccttgATGACACCACTGTACGAAAGCAAAACGAGGTCAAcacgacgcgagaggcaTACCGTTTTGCTACGTCTTAAAatcgccgcttcttcttgttGCTTCTCGTCACGCCCTTCACAAAAAATTCATCCATATATTTATGtagatacatatacatacgtatcTGCACGCATATATGGacatatagatatgcatacGTCTATATTGATAGAAATCTAGTTGTGTATTCATGTAAGCCCCTGTGCACAGTCCTTACGCGCTTTCGTCTGCTTTCCAGGTGATCGGATAGCTGCTGTGTCTTGTGTGGTGTACCTCGTCCTGGTTACGACCGGTGGTCGCCTGTTTCGCAGATTACAGAGACTCTTTTTCCCATCATGCGCGACGGCGCACGCGTCATCTCCGTTGCCTCCATGTGTGGCAAAATGGGTTTGGAAAACATGAGCGAGGAACACCGTCGGGaagttctctctcccgaccTCACGTTCGAGGTCAGTCTCAGGAACGCATCGGTCTGTGTCCGTGGCgattctctctttgttttgcACGTGCGCCTCGCATATGTCCACATCCCCATTTATGCAGACCTAGCATCGCAGCAACTTTTCGCAatcccgtctctcttctcccgacGATACACAACGTCTCTAGGGGGTAATCTGGGATCCTTGGCATACCGTTGTGTAGTTATATGTCGCGTACGTTCCTTAATATCTggagcatatatatatatatatatatatatatggatgtagGTGTTTGTGAATATCAGTGGACGGCTGATACACAGCGGGAGTCTGCGAGGAAGTGTTGTGTGTATCTCTGTaggtgtgtgtctctttcgaTCTCTGTACAAGTTTGTGGAGAACGGGAATCGATGTTGTCTGCAGAAGTTGGATGACATAATGAAGCGGTACATTGAAGCAGCGAAGACAGACGACCTCGCCAAGCACGGCTGGCCTGAAAGCACCTACGAAATGTCCAAGGTGGGTCGCGGACCGGTCGGCTGTGTGCCTACACCCGAATATGCACTCCAGTTCCGATTTCTTTTAAACTTGTGAATTTTCAGATGCGGGTGCGCTTTCTCGAGACGGGTTCTGCGCCTCTTGTAAGATCCACCGGAAGCGAGGGAGCAAcagcgtctctttccttggAGTCGTTATCCGTTTTGTCGCTGTTTTCCCCTGCGCGTGACCGCTAGACTGGAGTGATTGCGGCGACGCAACTGTGGGCGCAAGCAGCGGATAAGAACGCCCTCACGCCACAAGGGACGAAAGGAATGTTTGTCGCGTGCTGCTGTCCAGGTAaggtcttctttctctctccacctctttctccctttctgtttcggtTTTTGTCGCcgtccatctctttctcgtATGCCGgtgtcgttttcctctctggtcCGTTTCCCTCACATCCCTGTCCCATTCCACGTTGCCatggcctctctgtctcctctcttttttctcccccgACCTTTGTGTGTTTTGTTTCCCGCATTTCCATGCgcccgcctttctcgctttgtTCGACTCCCCAGGCTGGTGCCGAACCGACATGGCTGGATACGAGCTGCCGCCGTTGAGCGCAGATGACGGCGCCGACAGAGTCGTCGATTTGTGCCTGGCcgatggagagaaggagcaaggCCAGTTCTTGATGGAGAAGCATGTGGTGCCGTTGCACTTCCCGCAAACGTTTTCGCGGAAACCTCTCGCCGCCAAAGAGTGGCTTTCAACGCCAGCTTGAGGTCGTGCGCCTACGAACACgcaagaaaacggggaagaaggacggcaaaaaacagacagcGAAAGGGTTCTCGCGAACTGCGTGTGCCATCGCAGGTAGCGGGGAGACTGAAACGAGAACGAAGGATCAGATCTCACGCATGCGGCGGTTTCGACACGTGCATAAACATAggtatatatgcacgtacaAACAGATATAAATCTCTGTTGATGCATGGGAAGAAGaaatatgaatatatatCTTTGGATAGATGCATTCGTATGCATGTAATTTGGAAGGAGTCAACGCTAGAAAGGGCGAGGCGTTTCGGGATTTGAAGTGCCGTTAGACACACGCATGAAGAGATGAGAGAGGGACTCGAGGAACGTTTACTCCTGCAGCATCGACGATACTCGGGAGTCTCGAGGGCGTCTGAGATGCCCGGCGGCCTTCCTCTGAAGCGAGGAGTTGCATGCTGTGTTTTTGCTTGAGACTAGGCGCCTCGCAGAAAAACTGCtgacgaggaaacgcgccgtTTCTCGATTGTGGACGTGGCGAGGAAATATCTGGAAACGCCCGAGGGTCGCCTCTaggtctctctcgccttgtcCATCTTGTGCGCGACAGTCGGGCCTTTGTTTCGACGCGGAGTCGAGAGCATCCAGGTGTTTGCCACGCTCGTCGAGAGAAGATACACGAGTAATCGCTGCGCTTCCGGTCTTCTCGAGCGACTCTCTCCGGTTGTCcaaaagggacagagacgcgcaaTAGAGCCGCAGGGAGCGATCAAGGAAACAGGCTCGGGCGCGACAGGCGCACAGGCGATGCACGATTCGTTTGCAGAAAGCGACTTgaaaagacgcaaaaaagACAGATGAGCGACGCGGAGTGAACACGCGGGTGGAGCGCACGGCGGCATCGATCTCTCCATATCAAAATATAGAactatataaatatatatctaGCCATATGGAGAGATGTTCAGCGatttgtgtgtatgtacacgttAACACTTGGAGGTCGTCGGTCACGCCCCtgcgtttccgtctccgtttcgtttgCGTGCGAATCTCTCCTCCTTTGTCGTCCACGGAATCGAACGTGAACTCTGACTTTCCTAAAAAACTCACCATTCACAACGCATACTCAGAACTGAAGATCTGATCCAAAGTGTaaagacaaacacacacacagatgtACGACAATGAAAATGCATACACGTGCACATACCTATCCATCTGCGCATATGTATTTATCCAaacctgcatatatatgcgcataaGTGTATATGTTTACGCGTGTCGCTCCCTGGTGTCGCCTGCTGAGCCTGCCGTGCGCCAGGGGCTCCCCGCCGACCCACACGGACGGTGGAGAGTCAGCAATGCGGCGAGCTGTCTGCGCCTATAAGGCGAATCTCGACAAAAAAGGTTCGTGAGAATGAACACGAAGCACACTGgagccgcgtctctctgagAAAGGACTCGGCGAGACCGAAGAGTTCCCACGAAGTCGCAGCGTCtgttcgccgtctcgcctttcgtcGGATGAACCGCTTCAAAGAAAATACGGACAACTGTGAACCAGATTCGACAACACCGCGAGCCTCCATCGTCTACACAGAAACAGGGCGACTCGGTTCTTGAGGCAACACTCAGACAgctgcttctctgtctgtacactcccCCGCGCCGTGTGCCAAACGCCCCCCATCAGCCGTTCCCCTCACTCGGTTTGTTGgtctcctcttgttctcttcgcCATCTCCCGGCCTCTTCGATTCTCCAATCCGTCCGACGGAGACTCCCTGCGAGACGCCCGCACCCCCAGCGGGTCTGACAGACAAAAACGCTCTCAGTTGCGTCTCAAGcgggcgagaacgcgaggacgaaaggtcgcagaggaaaaggccacgggagacgcaggggaGACAAACTCAGCGTCAGATCTCCTTAAGCTCCCTCAGCTTGTGTAACGACATGAACAGCATCATGCATCCTGTGCTGGTCATCCGCCCGTGCATCGCTAGCCAGATCGCTTCTCCGGGCGTGATGCCGTGCACTGGGAGAATAAGTTCGTCGTCGTCCATCGGCCGAGGATCGGAGACGCGCTCGGCATCCTTCACGATGTACGGCAAGAACTTCTGACCCGTGTATTTTGCACCGGGAAGCGAAAGATCTTCGGAGTCCATCAACGGGATgagctcgccgccgcgctaCAAAGACACGTGCCAACCGCAGTCTGTCTGGGAGACGCTTGGCACCAAATGCGCAAGAAAACAAGGCCGCGGGACGGACACgctgggagagaagcgagaaagactGATGATAGAGAGTagaaaaaaaaaagagagagcgaggagtgCAGAGCGCTCCTCCAGGGGGcctccgctcgtctctctcacgagtctttctgtctcccctctctctcatgaatctttctgtctcccctctctctcacgagtctttctgtctcccctctctctcacgGCTCGAACGACGGCAGGCCGCTCTCACTGTCCAGCTAGCAGTTAATGCGAatgcgtctcgcctcgaggAGACGAAGTAACTTGGTTCcaggggaagagacacagagagagagccctACCAGAtgagcctcttcttccgtctcgcaTCTGACGCAGTCTTCGACGCTGGTGTGCTTCTCCTCGTACAGCCCAGCCACGAGGGTGTACATGCCTTTCTCGTTCACGCCGGGACAATACtcctggagaaggaagaagcaaaaccGGAAATCGACAACTTGGAAGAACCAGAAACACGACCACAGATCTCGCCCTCTGCCCCCACTGCTACCTCTCTGcatctgctttcttctccctctgtttctccgtttctgctttcctcccttctttcttcggctgccttttctgttcttcttctgttgtTCGTCCTCGTTTGTTATTccccctcctttcctctttttttaTGCGGCGTCATGCCGTCTCGACTCTCAGGTCTTTCTTCACCAGCGAGTTCCATTTCCCTTtctggccttctctcctgggCGTCTGGCGGTCGCGCGCCCGCAGTGGagccgtgtctcttctcgagcGCTCGAGGCCGGTTTTTCATGAGGGATCTTTGGCCCCTTTCTCCCTCAGAGTGTTGAGTGCGAGGTGTTCGCGAGCGCTtcacctttctctttctcgtgtaCCGCGCAGTTCTCCTCCCCCCAACCCAAGGTCCGGGGCCTTCGAAGGCCGCCCTGCGGCCTGTCTTGCTCCGCGGCGTTTCCTGGTCTGACACCTGCTTTtcctgtcgcgtctctcactgcgtcttttctgcttGGCCTTCTCGACTGTGCAGTTGCCGCTGCTGCGTTGCATCtgtcgtgttttttctgtgcccATGTCCTGTGTAAGCGCTCTCCCGTGTGTGTGCCGCGCACAGTTGGATGCCGCTCCAGAGGAAACCCGGTCGCCTTTACCTTGAGAAGCGTAACTGTCTTTGTTCGAGAACACCAgggaaggacgaggacggcgggcggcgcgtcgGTGACGTCGAAAACAACAGGCTGGCCGTTCGGGAACTGCACTGTGCGTTTTATCactgaagaaaacgaaaaagacatCTCGACACTTGCGCGGGAAAGGGCGCCGAGAGCAGGGGAGAAGGTCGAATccaggaaaaaaacacgaaagaaggaacaggGACTcaacggaaaaagaagggggaagaaagaggaggatttgacgagagaaggccacGGGGACGGGGGAATAGGCAGACGAAAGCTAAATAGCGGAcaaggaaaggaacgaagaaaaaagaaggaagcagagagcagaaggaagcagagagcagaaggaagaagagagcagaaggaagcagagagcagaaggaagaagagagcagaaggaagcagagagcagaaggaagcagagagcagaaggaagcagagagacgacggaaacagagagaggcacaaaaagagagtatgaagcagagagaagcagaccaaagagagaagcaaaagcgAGAAtacggaaaaggagaggaatcagaagagagatcgagaaaatggagaagagagtgaTGGAGcacgagacgaaggaggcgaTGGATACGACGCTAGTTACGACGCTTACCATTTCGCCATCCTCGATAGACTATTTTTTCCGATAGGATCGGCAAGCCGCCTCCACCAGAGACAAGCTCTGCAACGCGCGCTGGAGGGATCTTTGGCAGAGTCATGACGAGGCGCAAACAGGGTCGGaccaggagaaaaggaggtcggaaaacggagacagcaagacACGTGGACGCTCCAGAAACCAAAGGAGAAATGGGAGACAAGGAAGCACACTacggagacagctgagacccagaggaggcagggaggaagcagggaagtcagaagaaaggaaatggaagaggcgagagtgTAAAAGGTAAAGAAGTCGGAAGACCAGCGGCGCAGCGCCTTAAACAGTCTgttcggcgtcttcttccgtcactgcggccttcttccctcgctcccATCCTCTtgctccgtcgctctctctccacttaTTGCCGAGGAATGCGAGGACGGAGGTAACTGCCGCAACGCGAGAAatcttccttttctggcAGGCTTAAACCAGATGACAGAGGTCCCTCGCTGGCTGTgccgggtgtacatacagcggACACTCGATACTGCGGAGCCAGTCTGCTTACTTTAGggggacagggagaggcgcgtgtccatcgtttctttccttttccacgtTTGCGTTCTGTTCAAAAAGAGCGGAAACTACGCCGGAACTCTGCTGACAAAAACCCGCGAAGTGACTCGGCGAGTCGCGCGCGGAAACGCTGGGGCATGCGAGGTTTtcgcagacacacacacacacaccatGGACAGCcggcacacagagagacctcagagcagaagaaagacaggaaaaggtCCGCTCTAAAAATAAGGAACAAGGAAAACTCGACTCTGCGTGTCTGTTTGTTGTGTGCGGGCTTCtgagcggaagagagatcTGCAGGCCGTGCCTCGAGAACAAGACTGAaacgccgagagaggcgaaaaggcgCGATCAAAAGAACGCTTGGCAAGCATGCACAACTGCGATAGctttcttccccgcttcTTTGGCATTGCAGATGAACTCGGCAACAAAGAGGACCTGAGTTTCTGCATGAAGCAGAGCGGTGTCCtgagcgagacgaagcgtGTGATGGCGTGCTTGAAAACATCGAGTGGATCGTGGAactttgtcttttctcccggTCCAGCGCGAGCCTCGTGCCATCGTCTAccggggtgtacgtacactcggAGATTCACGGGTCACGTTCTctgcggcgccttcgtctcaTACTTTGCGTGacttgcgtcttctctctgtaaCGATCCGTTCTCTTTTTGTAGAGAAAAGCGGTAGGAAGAGAACGCCAGGAGGTGTGTACGCGTTGCCGGTGTCTCGGAGAGCCGGACGAAAAAAACGACTGCGTCTGCGAAAAAACACCACACGTCATCTCTCagtcctcttttccttcctgcctcttcatccgttccctctccctctcctttttttccttctttggcCTCCTCTCAGAAGTATGCTgtctctatatatacatataagtAGATGCTGGATAACTACGACTGTGTGTGTTGGTACGAGTGTGTGCCCGTGCGTGTAgatgtatgtagatatgtgTATCTTATTCCAACGTAAGCGCCTACACACCTATGTCGCCGAATCCGATTCATTTTTTGTCCTGTTTTCTGCCATGTAGCGCCATCCTGCCGAGCCGATCTcatctgtctgtctccgctcagGCAACCCGGCACTCGACTGGCACCacgttctctgttttcgaAA
The sequence above is a segment of the Neospora caninum Liverpool complete genome, chromosome IX genome. Coding sequences within it:
- a CDS encoding dehydrogenases with different specificities,related, which codes for MAQEKVALVTGGNKGIGLCVSKQLCERLPKDNWVVILGTRQVANGEHALEQLKADNLPMLPVVRQLDITDPASCKQMKDFIQQKYGGLDLLVNNSGFAFKRNATESKYEQAEYTIGVNYFGTKQITETLFPIMRDGARVISVASMCGKMGLENMSEEHRREVLSPDLTFEKLDDIMKRYIEAAKTDDLAKHGWPESTYEMSKTGVIAATQLWAQAADKNALTPQGTKGMFVACCCPGWCRTDMAGYELPPLSADDGADRVVDLCLADGEKEQGQFLMEKHVVPLHFPQTFSRKPLAAKEWLSTPA